In Elaeis guineensis isolate ETL-2024a chromosome 1, EG11, whole genome shotgun sequence, a genomic segment contains:
- the LOC140859688 gene encoding uncharacterized protein → MLERDTMFAGRLSFVYCKRSMEVWVIRKKIKGSIVAALVVERLYWVGRMRKLELLWSSLKGGSESCDLSTVQVQQTNTGQKHGYDPIFEVEVKNLCRCELTNVYLWSEGFASSMSVDPKLFRQEGSGFLVNDGKGIPSLMSVKFQYAWDRAYKMTPSATQEDCAGERNRCEELLLGNKWLPGAVGLVGAAVLFS, encoded by the exons ATGCTTGAAAGAGATACCATGTTTGCCGGGCGATTAAGCTTTGTATATTGTAAGAGGTCAATGGAAGTATGGGTTATTCGCAAGAAGATTAAAGGGTCAATTGTGGCTGCTTTGGTGGTAGAGAGGCTTTACTGGGTGGGTAGGATGAGAAAACTTGAGCTTCTTTGGAGTAGCTTAAAAG GAGGGAGTGAAAGCTGTGACCTTTCAACtgttcaagttcaacagaccaaCACAGGACAGAAGCATGGCTATGATCCTATATTTGAGGTGGAGGTGAAGAATCTGTGCCGATGCGAGCTGACAAACGTGTACTTATGGTCAGAAGGTTTTGCCAGCTCGATGTCAGTTGATCCTAAGTTATTTCGACAAGAGGGCAGCGGCTTCCTCGTGAACGATGGGAAGGGCATTCCAAGCTTGATGTCTGTCAAGTTCCAGTATGCATGGGATAGGGCCTACAAGATGACTCCTTCAGCCACGCAG GAGGACTGTGCAGGAGAAAGAAACAGATGTGAGGAGTTGTTACTTGGCAACAAATGGCTACCGGGCGCAG TTGGTTTGGTGGGTGCTGCAGTTCTCTTCTCCTAG